Below is a window of Salvelinus alpinus chromosome 5, SLU_Salpinus.1, whole genome shotgun sequence DNA.
TGGAGGTGGGTAGAGGAACTGTAGGATAGATAGTAACAGGCTGACTCACCCAGGGTCTGGGCAGTATGGATGGGGGGGTAGATACGGGACTTGGGTAGGATTAGTAGCAGTGTGCAGGGTAGTTACTCACCCAGGGTCTGGGCAgtatggatggggggggggggtagatacgGGAGTTGGGTAGGATAAGTAGCGGTGTGCAGGGTAGTTACCCACCCAGGGTCTGGGCAGCGTGGATGGAAAGATTGGCCCGGTGGCTCTTGTTTCTGGGGGGCCCCTGGCGTCCTTGTGGGCCAGGAGGTCCAGGAGGGCCAATGGGGCCTGGAGTACCAGGAGGACCAGCCGGACCTGGGGGGCCTAGACAGACCCAAAAGACAAGGATTTTCACAATCACATTGCATTTCAAGTAGAGCTGTCCAGGCATAAACTGGATCGACTGGTCATGAAACAGGACAGGGCTTGCCCACTAATGTTGCAACATATACAGGTACCTTAAGTGTTGTGCTAAGACCACATTCATTTTCAGTTCTAATGAAGATCTGTTAAGATTTTGCAATAAAGTTATGTGCTGAACCATTTGAGTGTACAATGGTGACGGTACAGCCAGTCTCATCATGTACTATAGGAGTCATAGTGATGTTGTAATTGTGAGGTATCTCATGTAGACAATGGACATTGTCATTTCTGTCCGTTCTTACCCTCCAAGATGACATCGTTGGACGATTGTGTATTCTCTCCTGCGGGTCCAGGGTCTCCTCTATCTCCTTTCTCCCCCGGCTCACCTTTCTCACCTGTGAAGGAACACGGTTATCGTTTTTCATATGTACAGGTGATTTACAAATCCTAGCTTGAGACATGGAATGGAACAGGAATTCATAAAGGCCTGACCCAAAAATAAACCCTAAATAAAGACCACAATCAAATGAGTCAAGCTTGTGTCGTGGGTTCTTATATCTGAGCTACTGTTAAGAAAAGAGTTCCCACAATGTGAACTAGACATGGATCTACTAAATCATCGCTTCCAGTCTGTAAATTCCAAGGATTCGTCAAGTCAAAGCCAATCCAGTAAACCATTCCATTCACTTCTCCTGGGCTGCTAAAATATTGTCTatttagtgccctacttttgagcagggcccatagggctctggtcaaaagtagtgcactatataggaaatagggtgtgaATCATGTCCTTCCCTCCTGAGGAACGCACCAGTGGGCTGATGGGAGAATGAGGTTTACAGCCCATTCAAGAGCAGCCCAAAACCACAGAGTCATGAATAACATTAGTCTACTGTGGGACAGAAGAGCAGTTTCCTTTCTTCCTCCGTTTCCGGATCTATGGTGTTTGAATGGAGAGAAAGCGAAGCCCACCACAGTGGAGAACATGATTCAGCATTATGACACATCACATATCTCTGGATAGATCTGAATGCCTGTCCAATGACAGTTAATTAAGAATAGGTGAAAGAAAGTGTTATGTATGtggagatctgtgtgtgtgtgtgtgtgtgtgtgtgtgtgtgtgtgtgtgtgtgtgtgtgtgtgtgtgtgtgtgtgtgtgtgtgtgtgtgtgtgtgtgtgtgtgtgtgtgtgtgtgtgtgtgtgtgtgtgtgtgtgtgtgtgtgtgtgtgtgtgtgtgtgtgtgtgtgtggcttatgTGTGTATATGGGTGCACCGTGGGGTAATTGTGTGCAAGtgtaggtgtgtgcgtgtgtgtgtgagtgtgagtttgtttgtgtgtctgagGTTGTGTGTGTTAGGGTGCATGTTATTGACCCTGAGGAGATCTGCTCTACCCTTTCTGttctattatctctctcttttcagtCACAGAACCAGACAGAGCCCCAGGTAACAATACATAATGGACACATCAGATGATGGACAGATAGATACAATGAGGCAGAAAATACAGAGTAAGAATGATTCTCTCTGTTACTGTAAAAGGGTCTTTCACTCCGTACCTCTCTTCCCTCGTTTTCCATCAGCCCCAGCTAGTCCGTCTAGTCCTGGGATGCCATCAGTGCCATTGTGCCCAGGCAGACCGTCTAGTCCTGGGATGCCATCAGTGCCATTGTGCCCAGGCAGACCATGCAGGCCAGGTAGCCCTGCCATACATACATTACAACCACAGCACTTTACATGGTCAGACAGCCCTATCATAAATACATTACAGCCACAGTACTTTACATGGTCAGACAGCCCTNNNNNNNNNNNNNNNNNNNNNNNNNNNNNNNNNNNNNNNNNNNNNNNNNNNNNNNNNNNNNNNNNNNNNNNNNNNNNNNNNNNNNNNNNNNNNNNNNNNNTTGTACTCTTATTTCACCCAGTAACGCCATGCTGCATGGTAAGATTTAGTTGTACTCTTATTTCACCCAGTAACGCCATGCTGCATGGTAAGATTTAGTTGTACTCTTATTTCACCCAGTAACGCCATGGTGCATGGTAAGATTTAGTTGTACTCTTATTTCACCCAGTAACGCCATGCTGCATGGTAAGATTTAGTTGTACTCTTATTTCACCCAGTAACGCCATGGTGCATGGTAAGATTTAGTTGTACTCTTATTTCACCCAGTAACGCCATGGTGCATGGTAAGATTTAGTTGTACTCTTATTTCACCCAGTAACGCCATGCTGCATGGTAAGATTTAGTTGTACTCTTATTTCACCCAGTAACGCCATGGTGCATGGTAAGATTTAGTTGTACTCTTATTTCACCCAGTAACGCCATGCTGCATGGTAAGATTTAGTTGTACTCTTATTTCACCCAGTAACGCCATGCTACATGGTAAGATTTAGTTGTAATTTCAGTCCACCAGAAATGAACATGCAAAGTTACCACAGTAGATAAAACCAGTCAAATGAACTAGTTAGATGCCACAATTGTGTCTCCATTACATGAAAGATTGGGTGACCGGTCAAATTTTGACTTGATCAAGCAAAGTAGACGAGAGTGGGGTAAGTTAGGACATTTTTTACATTCTgcatcactccgtcaagggaaatatagacTTCTTTTTAACAAAGATATTTcagcaataaggcatgagaacTCTGGGAGTGATGTGTGATAACTCCAGACTAAGGACTGTTCTTAGGCCAGAGGTGAAGAATGTAGCTAGCAGAGGTTCAATGATGACGAGAGACAAGAACTTCAATGAATAATGATTTAATAAATCATTTATAAATAGGCAACAAGAACTAgatgtttgtatttgtatttattaaggatccccattagttcctgccaaggcagcaactactcttcctggggtccattagttcctgccaaggcagcagctactcttcctggggtccattagttcctgccaaggcagcagctactcttcctggggtccattagttcctgccaaggcagcagctactcttcctggggtccattagttcctgccaaggcagcagctactcttcctggggtccattagttcctgccaaggcagcagctactcttcctggggtccattagttcctgccaaggcagcagctactcttcctggggtccattagttcctgccaaggcagcagctactcttcctggggtccattagttcctgccaaggcagcagctactcttcctggggtccattagttcctgccaaggcagcagccactcttcctggggtccattagttcctgccaaggcagcagctactcttcctggggtccattagttcctgccaaggcagcagctactcttcctggggtccattagttcctgccaaggcagcagctactcttcctggggtccattagttcctgccaaggcagcagctactcttactGGGTTCCATTCATggaaacattacagttttgaaaacatagcttggcCAAAATAAGTGGTCTCTTTGGACATCTTACCCTGtttatggggtaagttgagcataGGAACAGGGTAAGTTGAGCTGCCTACACATTTCTGTGCCTATTTAAACTATGTCTTTATTTCCCGATCACAATTCATCACAATGGCTCGTTTGTCTTTTAATAATTTTAAGCATCTGTTAACACGGTCTTAACACCTACAACTTTGTACTTGTTTTAACACATTTAACATAGGCCCTGGTGTTACCTGATATCCCAGCGATACTACCTCGCGCTACACCTGGAAATAAAACACTCCAttttgctcaacttgccattggctcaacttatcccgtggccattggctcaaccgttggctcaacttatcccgtggccattggctcaacttatcccgtggccattggctcaaccgttggctcaacttatcccgtggccattggctcaacttatcccgtggccattggctcaacttatcccgtggccattggctcaaccgttggctcaacttatcccatggccattggctcaaccgttggctcaacttatccagtggccattggctcaaccgttggctcaacttatcccatggccattggctcaaccgttggctcaacttatcccgtggccattggctcaactgttggctcaacttatcccgtggccattggctcaacttaccccaaggcaaaaaAAAATACTATATTAACCCACACAGAtccaaggatgcactttcatgctgggTTTAGGACCTCATACTGAAGCTTATACAGagcccaactgatgtatagaacaatctttaAATGATCTACTTtagtttagatacaagcatcatgaaacctctaacaaaATTAattcatttgacttggtgaaaatcagTTTTTTTAAACCTTGTTTACCACTTtttcagactccatgaaatgatgtcCTCTTCCTAAATGTTTggtcaaattatacattttgtgtatggtttcctagaaacaagggctGGCTCAACTTACCGTTTGGTtcaacttacccctctctcccctgtattAGTGTTGTCACTCATAACTCGTAGTTAGAATGTCATCTGTGTCTCTCCAGCCTTCCCGTGCCATGAGAGTGGTGCGACGGTGGTGCAGTATGCTCCCAAGCAGCAGCTGTTGATCTCGGGAGGCAGGaagggctttgtgtgtgtgtttgacatccGTCAGAGACAGCTGCTACACACCTTCCAGGCCCACGACTCAGCCGTCAAAGCCCTGGCGCTCGACGTCTCCGAAGACTTCTTCGTAACCGGCTCAGCTGAGGGGAACATGAAGGTGATTTTCCTTATTACTTTTTAATGAGGAAAATGGAATTAGAatcttcctgaattgaaatggaattgttcCCAACCCTGTCAACCATTAATCTGTGCTCTCTAGCTGTATTTCAATGACCAAATGtgtgtaaaaatgtatttaagtcaCAGGATTGATCTGTGAAAGACATCATGTAATTCCATTAATGTATTGATCATTGCctttctctttacctctctctttcactactcctctccttctcctccaggtGTGGAAGCTGGCAGGCCATGGCCTCATGCACTCGTTTAGCACAGAGCATGCCAAGCAGTCCATCTTCCGGAACATCGGAGCAGGCGTTATGCAGGTGGAGACCCGCCCCGGCAACCGCATATTCACCTGCGGCGCCGACGGAACCCTCAAGATGAGGGTTCTACCCGACCGCTACAACATCCCCTCTAGCATCTTCGACATTCTGTAGACCCCAAACCACTTCCTGTACTGTCTGTAGAGAGGTCATCTGATTGGTTAGTGGTTGAACGTTGAAACGATAACCAAACTTTCACTAGAATATTCAACATCTTGTAGAAACGTAAATACCTGAAAGTGGTATGTCTGAATGGCGGTGGATAGGAAGGAGTGAGGTTGAAAGATTAACCAAACTTTCTTTCACTAGTATAACGTTGTGTAGAGAGCCAAGACTTGTgtgagagagacgaagagagatCGGGGTAAAGGTTTACAGATAGATCACTAAGTATATTACACTACTGGATAGGCTAGTTGAGAGGGCTCTAATGATATGAGTGACGTAGAGGTGAAAGGTTGAGAGATGACCGATGTTTCAGCAGCtttgagagagcgacagagagtgtACGGTATGACTTTACCTCGCGGAAATCCTATCAGAAAAGATCAATTGAGCTGTGAATATTTGTTTCTTTCCCAAAGCCTAAAAGCGTGTATTAAAACGTAAAAGCAACAGGTTCCATACTTGATTTTAACAGTTAGATTTCCTGTCATTTTAAAGGCGTCTGCTGGACGTTTACGAGTGTGTCAGTCCATATGAAAGCTATGCATGACTTCCTGTTCTCGTTTTAAGCGGTGCAACCACATGGTTTATTGATATGATAGTGCTCTGTACAAGTGCTCAAGCTCTTAAAAAGTGTGTATCTGTTGTCATTTTGTGCCCATAAGCTGAACAACTCTCTTAGCATCTACATTTAACCAGCGCTGTGGTTCCTTTAGTCAGTGGTCTGGTGTGACTCTAAAGTTGTTGGATCTGCATTTTGTTGAAATGGTTTTATCCTCTTCATTCCCTGGCTAATCTCACTGTTAATCTCACTGTTAATGGCACATTATCCCCATAGTGACCCCATCCCATAACACTGGCTGACCAGTGACTCGCTAGCCTACTCCATCGATTGATCGATTGATTGAGCCTAGCTATGTGATCACACCTCTCTGTATCTGCCGCCCGCCTGCCGTCAAAAGCCTGTTTGTGCGGCAGCAGCGGCCTCACTGCTAGAACGTTGTGTTTGGAAGATGGTGTGTTTTGATCCTGTGACTGTGTGTAGTCTATATGTCTCATCTGTCTGTTccactgaacccccccccccccacccccaccccccagaaGAAAGAAACACATGGGGTCTGTTATGTTATGTTTTTGCACAAACATTGTCATTTTTTTTAGTTGAACTATTTACTTGtttttggttggttggttgtttCTTTGCAGGCTGTTGTTATTTGTGTTGGACTTTTTGCCTTTTACGTTAGGAATGTAAGGGGTTAATACTGTATTTTACTGGGACAGTGCAACATGGCATAGGTTTGTGTTTGgtgatactactgtactgtattgttttTACAAACCTTATTGAATAGATATTTGCACTCAAATCTGGGGACACTAAAAGTTTATTTCAAAACGAATAGGCTATGGGAAGAACAAAGAAACTACTGTTATATACAAATGAATGTCTGGCTGTATGTGGCCTAGTAGTAAAAAGTTAAATAGttttaatatataaatatatgaaatACCACAGCAGCTTGTACAAACATGAAAGCGTTTTACTtaattttttgttttgtatcaTACCAGCTGGATTAGTTGTATCTTTTGTTAAATGTTTgtattgtttttattattatacGTATTATTATTAAACAGATTTGtgtttccttccctccctctgggTACCACGTCTGATCTCTGACATCTATGTTTACATATTCTACCTTCTCTCGTCTGTCGTGTGTATGATGCTAGTACTTATGAAGCTTTATAATGCCTTATAAACATTCATAGGTCACCTTTTAGATGCAGTCATAGAGCATCATTAAAAACATCACAGTGAAGCAATAACACGCTAGGCGCCTTACAAAAAGGTACCGAGCCTTGTTTTGCTTTATGGTACATGCTTCATAATGCTCTATAACATCTATAAGGGGATATTCATGTCTATATAAGATATTAACACTTCATAATGCTCTATAACATCTATAAGGGGACATTCATGTCTATATAAGATATTAACACTTCATAATGCTCTATAAGGGGATATTCATGTCTATATAAGATATTAACACTTCATAAAAAGGTGCTTTAAGTAAAGTGTTGTtcaggtatctacagtatatatctatcTAAAGCTCACTATGGGGAGGCTataactagagaactagagagagtccagagagagacaggaatatATAGCAGGCTGTTCTACCGTGGTCAAAGTTATACCTTTGTAAGTTGaataaattatttttatttcatcaggtTGATTTTATGCTTGTTTCTGTATTTTCTCTCTCTAGACATGATAATCAGTAGAGACCATGCAGCGGCAAATATCATTGTCGGGAATAAACATATGTACAGATTTCCAATATAggtatttttaaaacattttgccCTCTGTAAGGGATGCTGGTCATGGTAGGATCCAAGTAAATATGGAAACTAATTTCTGATACATATTTTTTCATGCAGTCACAGGGAAAGTCTAGTAAGGACTTTACAGCTATAAATAGTATTAACTCCACAAAAAGCCAGGTTTCCAGGGTAGACCTTAAAAAGTTACATTTTCCAAATAAATATAATGTACAAGTGAGAGACATAAAAACAATATATAACAAGTCAAACAGTTAAGTATCCTTACAAAAAGATCATTCCAAGATCTCATATGGAAAAATATGGAAAACTACAGCAATTATTTTACTGTTTAAACCATCGCCACAATACAATATAGACTATAACAATTATATTATAATGATCTACTTCCTATTCTGATAAGCCCTTATTCAGTTAAACTCTACATTGGAAAAGGTACAGTGTGTGCATCTTTGAAAGCTGTAATATTTTAGCAGCATTCACAAAAAGGGTGTTTTATCCCAGCCAGCAGTCCCAAAAAGCCATTAGAAAAGAGTCCTTGTTGAGATGGCATAAAACTAAAGACAAGCTGtacatattataaaaaataaaatataaaaaacataaTATTCACTAGTGCTGTTCATCTTTAATTAAGCACTTTAAAAAGCTGGCCATCTTTAATCCGAATAACATTAAAATACCATCCGAATACTGTCAAAACAATGTCAGAAtactgtaaaaataaaaacaccCTCAGAATACCATCAAAACACCCTCAGAATACCATCAAAACATCCTCAGTCATCAGAGATGAAGTGCACCACATACAGCTTCACGTAGCTCTGATCCCACACATACAGGTGTCTGTCATTGGGGCTATAGGATAGCATGGCCAGCACCCCGCCAGGGGACCTCAGGTCAAAGGTCACGTTGACCGGTTTCCCCTTCAGAAGGTCGAAGGCGAAGGTCACACGGGTGTCCTTGGTGTCGGTGACGTAGAGCACGCCACAGGCCACGAAGGCGTTGCCGGCCTTGGTCCTGGGGTAGGTGGTGTTGATGTACGATGTGACGGAGAAGCTCTTCAGGTCCAGCTGGGCCACCATAATGCTGTCGTCCAGACTGGAGGCAAAGATCAGCCACAGGCCGTTCTCATCCGCCGCAAGCTTGAAGTAGGTCTTGGAGTTGTAGAGAAGGTAGGACAGGTTGTGGTACAGAGCATTGTCGATGGCCAGGGTGTGGAGACGCTTGGACTGCAGGTCGAACctgggggatggatggagagatggaggtaagAAATAAACAATCTACATTCCCACATTTACCTTTGGTTTCCTTAGGAACTGTGCACCACAATGCCACACCAGCAGAAGAAAAGAACAGTCTCAGGATCGTACACAGCCAGGGACATCACAGACAGAATATTTTTCTTCAAGACTTTAATTGCACAAGGCCAAAAAGCTTCACCTTGATTTCCCTCTGACAACTATCCATTGTTCTCAGACAAGTATCTAGTGCGGTAGGAGCTAAGGGATCAATTGGATTCAAGCAGGATAATTACCATCCCTTCTTTACCTGGCCAGGTTGGAGGTGCCAAACTATGGTTCTTTACCTGGCCAGGTTGGAGGTGCCAAACTATGGTTCTTTATCTGGCCAGGTTGGAGGTACCAAACGGTGGTTCTTTACCTGGCCAGGTTGGAGGTGCCAAACTATGGTTCTTTACCTGGTCAGGTTGGAGGTGCCAAATTATGGTTCTTTACCTGGCCAGGTTGGAGGTGCCAAACTATGGTTCTTTACCTGGCCAGGTTGGAGGTGCCAAACTATGGTTCTTTACCTGGCCAGGTTGGAGGTGCCAGACAATGGTTCTTTACCTGGCCAGGTTGGAGGTGCCAGACTATGGTTCTTTACCTGGCCAGGTTGGAGGTGCCAGACAATGGTTCTTTACCTGGCCAGGTTGGAGGTGCCAGACAATGGTTCTTTACCTGGCCAGGTTGGTGGTTCCGGCGATGTGATAGTAGAAGGATCCGTTATGAACGGCATGGCCACACCCCTGGTAGAACTTCCTGCCGTCGATGACCTCACTGGTGGCATTCTGGAATGAGGTGATGCTCTTATACTCCTTCAACGTGCGACCTGGAGACAGATAATCAAAAAGACATTTGattggttgttgtgtgtaggAGGTACCAGAGAAGTGCTAAAGATAATGTGATTGGCTGTTGTCTGCGTTTGGCTGGTACCAGAGAAATGCTAAAGACATTTGATTGGCTGTTGTGTGAGTTTGGGAGGTACCAGAGAAGTGTTCGGCCACCCAAATGCGTTTGTCGTTCAGCACAGCCGTGTCTTTCATCCACGTTCCGAACGTACTCTCCATCTTAGATATGTTACGGGGGTTGATCAGTGACTTGATGATGCACTCTGGGGGACAGAAGATAAAACATTTATTGTTTAATTGATTGCTAGATTGATTGGTTTGCATATTCATGTTTTGTCTGAGGGTTTTTAAACAAATCCTTGAAGTCATGCAAGTCATTGTACCGTTTTTCTTATTTAGTGGTATCTCTTGTAACTTCCCAGCCTCTTTGGCGGACAGAGTCCCATCGTTTGGTACAGCATGTGACAGATCTGAAATAGTCAATGATAATCAATGAAAGTGATGATGTTAGAATCAGTAGGAGAGTTGGAGGTGGGTAGAGGAACTGTAGGATAGATAGTAACAGGCTGACTCACCCAGGGTCTGGGCAGTATGGATGGGGGGGTAGATACGGGACTTGGGTAGGATTAGTAGCAGTGTGCAGGGTAGTTACTCACCCAGGGTCTGGGCAgtatggatgggggggggggggggtagatacgGGAGTTGGGTAGGATAAGTAGCGGTGTGCAGGGTAGTTACCCACCCAGGGTCTGGGCAGCGTGGATGGAAAGATTGGCCCGGTGGCTCTTGTTTCTGGGGGGCCCCTGGCGTCCTTGTG
It encodes the following:
- the LOC139575752 gene encoding dmX-like protein 2, which codes for MVHAFPCHESGATVVQYAPKQQLLISGGRKGFVCVFDIRQRQLLHTFQAHDSAVKALALDVSEDFFVTGSAEGNMKVWKLAGHGLMHSFSTEHAKQSIFRNIGAGVMQVETRPGNRIFTCGADGTLKMRVLPDRYNIPSSIFDIL